A portion of the Moritella sp. F3 genome contains these proteins:
- the pgi gene encoding glucose-6-phosphate isomerase gives MNPTKTNAWQDLTAHYSEMQKTNISNLFANDNNRFEQFSKQFNNDILCDFSKNIITQCTLKKLTALAHEVNLPTAIKAMVSGEQINQTEKRAVLHTALRNRSNTPVLVDGKDVMPAVNAVLAQMKAFCHDIISGNWKGYTGKAITDIVNIGIGGSDLGPYMVTEALRPYKNHLNMHFVSNVDGTHIAETLKDLNPETTLFLIASKTFTTQETMTNAHSARSWFLASAENEEYVASHFAALSTNAASVQAFGIDTKNMFEFWDWVGGRYSLWSAIGLSIALSIGFDNFEELLSGAHDMDKHFVETPLEDNIPVILALIGVWYNNFFGAESEAILPYDQYMHRFAAYFQQGNMESNGKSVDRDGNAIDYQTGPIIWGEPGTNGQHAFYQLIHQGTKLIPCDFIAPAQSHNKISDHHAKLMSNFFAQTEALAFGKSKQTVIDELTSSGMSEADIAALAEFKTFTGNNPTNSILFKQLTPKTLGSLLAMYEHKIFTQGIIWNIFSFDQWGVELGKQLANQILPELNNEQSVDSHDSSTNGLINTFKAWR, from the coding sequence ATGAATCCAACAAAAACGAATGCTTGGCAAGATTTAACAGCACATTACTCAGAGATGCAAAAAACTAATATCAGCAATTTATTTGCAAATGATAACAACAGATTTGAGCAGTTCTCTAAGCAATTTAATAATGATATTTTATGTGATTTTTCTAAAAATATTATTACGCAATGCACATTAAAAAAACTAACTGCGCTTGCTCATGAAGTTAATTTGCCAACAGCAATTAAAGCGATGGTTTCAGGTGAGCAGATCAACCAAACTGAAAAAAGAGCGGTACTGCATACAGCACTTAGAAATCGTAGTAATACGCCAGTTTTGGTTGATGGTAAAGATGTAATGCCTGCAGTTAATGCCGTATTAGCGCAGATGAAAGCATTTTGTCATGACATTATTAGCGGTAACTGGAAAGGCTATACCGGTAAAGCGATAACAGATATTGTAAACATCGGTATCGGTGGTTCAGACTTAGGCCCTTACATGGTGACCGAAGCATTACGACCTTATAAAAACCATTTAAACATGCATTTTGTTTCTAATGTTGACGGCACGCACATCGCCGAAACACTGAAAGATTTAAACCCAGAAACAACGCTTTTTCTCATTGCATCAAAAACATTCACAACACAAGAAACAATGACCAATGCACACAGTGCAAGATCATGGTTCTTAGCAAGTGCTGAGAATGAGGAGTATGTTGCATCACACTTTGCAGCGCTATCAACGAACGCCGCATCAGTTCAAGCATTCGGTATTGATACTAAGAACATGTTTGAATTTTGGGACTGGGTTGGTGGCCGTTATTCGCTTTGGTCAGCAATTGGTTTGTCTATCGCATTAAGTATTGGCTTCGATAATTTTGAAGAACTGCTTAGCGGTGCACACGATATGGATAAGCACTTTGTTGAAACACCACTAGAGGATAATATTCCGGTGATCTTGGCACTAATCGGTGTTTGGTATAACAACTTCTTTGGCGCTGAGAGCGAAGCTATTTTACCTTACGATCAATATATGCATCGTTTTGCTGCTTACTTTCAGCAAGGTAATATGGAGTCAAATGGCAAGAGTGTAGACCGTGATGGAAACGCCATTGATTATCAAACCGGCCCTATTATTTGGGGTGAACCAGGTACGAATGGCCAGCATGCTTTCTATCAACTTATTCACCAAGGTACGAAACTTATTCCTTGTGATTTTATCGCACCTGCTCAATCACATAATAAAATTTCCGACCATCACGCGAAATTAATGTCTAACTTCTTCGCCCAAACAGAAGCACTAGCGTTTGGTAAATCAAAACAAACGGTCATTGATGAACTAACTAGTTCTGGCATGTCAGAAGCTGATATTGCCGCATTAGCTGAGTTTAAAACGTTTACAGGTAACAACCCAACGAACTCTATTTTATTCAAGCAATTGACTCCAAAGACACTGGGCTCATTGTTAGCTATGTATGAACATAAAATCTTCACGCAAGGCATTATCTGGAATATCTTTAGCTTTGATCAGTGGGGTGTAGAACTCGGGAAGCAGCTAGCAAATCAAATTTTACCTGAATTAAATAATGAGCAATCCGTTGATAGCCATGACAGCTCAACGAATGGTTTAATTAATACTTTCAAGGCTTGGCGTTAA